TTAATTAAGGAATAAAACTATGAACATTACCATCCCCGATGAAATATTAACATCTGCTAAAATGTCAGAAGATGACATTAAATTAGAATTAGCTATTTTACTTTATCAACAGAAAAAAATTAGCACAGGACAAGCTCGCCGTTTAGCAGGAATGCACTTAATTCAATTTCAAAAAGAAATGTCTAAAAGAGGGGTTTGTGTTAATTATGATGTTGAGGATTTTCAAGCTGACATTGAAACCTTAAAAAGACTTGGTGAATATAGATCCAGGGGAAGCAGAGGCGATCGCTTTAGCAATTGAAATTAAAGCAGGAGGAATTAATATTTTTCAAAGTGCGATCGCTGTTTCTACATCTTGATTTCTTGGACGAAGATATAAAGTAACTTCTATATCGAGTCGTTTCAAAAAATTGAGAAGTTTACCTTCACTGAATTGTTGAAATTCCCCCTTCATCAAATCAGATACTTCCCTTTGTGTAATACCGAGAATTTTGCTAATTTCCTGCTGTTTTAGATTACGTCTTTGGAGCAAACGTACTACTTGGATTCCTATTTTTCCCCGTGTCAAAAGTTCATCCGCATCATCCAAACCAAGGTCAGCAAATACATTACCACTACTTTCTTCAAAAATTTGTTCTTGTGTCATTGTGATTTCTCCCTTACCACTGCATCTTTATAACGTTGTTTAATCAGGTCAACATCAGCCTGGGGCGTTTTGATACCTTTCTTTGATTTCTTTTGAAAAGCGTGGAGAACATAAATTTTTTCCCCAATTTTAACAGCGTAAACGGCTCGATAAGTGTCTGTATCATAACGTTTAATAATTTCATAGACTCCAGAGCCGACTCCCTTAAAGGGCTTCGCTTCTAAAGGTGTTTCCCCCGCTTGTACTAATTGTAACGCATAACCGATAGATATACGCACTGTCTCAGGAAACTCACGGATATTTTGACGAGAATCTCCCATCCAAACTAAAGGGCGTAAAGAAATATCTATATTTTCCTCACGTTCAGTCATTTTAATTTAATTGAGTTGAGTTGAGAACTAGATAATTGTGGCATAGATTAGCAAAGCAGATAAAAATTAACTGACGTATTGACACGCTTGATGCTGAAGATTGTGTTAATATTGTTGAATATTCAGAACCAACTACTTTTTAGATTTTTGGATTAACTAATTTCCATAAAGGAGAAAAATATGACCATCAAATCCATTGCCAAAGTCACTTCTGAAGGAAAATTAGAAATTCCTCCCGAAATATTACAACAACTGCAACCTTTAACGGAATATGAAATATCCGTTACAGAAAGTGAAATTAAACTGACAAAAACTCAAAAAAAGTTAAGCTTAGATGAGTTATTTCAACGGATTGATGAATCCGAACCAGATCCCAATCAGCCGAGTTTAGAAGAAATTAGTGAAATAGTCAAAGAAGTTAGAAAAGAATTGTGGGGAAAATCATGAGAGTTGTTCTTGATGTTAATATCTGGATTTCTGCTTTATTATGGGGAGGTTTACCATCTCAAATATTACATCTATCCAGACAGAACAAGATAACTATTTTTGTTTCTGAATCTTTATTGGGAGAATTAGAAACAACTTTAAAACGTACCAAGTTTAAAAATCAGCTTAAAAAGCGAAATCATACCGTTGAATATTTAATTACGGGAGATCAAGATTTATTAGTGTTAGATAATTTTAGGGGAATACTGATTATGAAACCTACCGATTTTCTGAATTGTTATTTTTTATCTGAACGCAATAACAATGGTTAAACTGATTCTCTTAAAATAGGTTATCTCTAATTCACAATTTTTCCTTACTTTAGAAATTGATTTGTATCCCCCCCTGAGTCAGGGAGGGTGAGGAAAGGTATTAATGAATCAACTCAATGGCTCGTTTCGTCAACGCTTCCGAAGTAATCCCATTAAATGCCATTAATTCCCCGGCGCTGGCGGTGGTTTCGCCCCGTTTCCAAGCAAAGGTATCCCGCTTAGAATTGCTGCGTAACATAATCGGTTCTAACATCAAACTTGACCCTCCTGTTACTCCAATTAACGCATCTCCAGCAAACAGTTGATTAAAGGTTTCATCACTGGCAAAATCGTTATCCGGTTCCGAACAAGTCTCGGATAAAACATCGTGAGAACGATATAAACGCCGAGGGTTAATAATAGAAATAATTCGCACTCCAATTCCTTCCGTTTCCAAAAATGCCGCCGCTTCAAACACCGGAATTAAGGTCATATCCCCAATCACTGCAAACACAACGGTTTTATCCCCTGGGACTTCCTGTAACACCACAGCCCCATCTTTTAAGCCTTGGCGAGTTTGTTCAAACGTCGTGCGGATGGGTAACGGAGACTTACTCGCGGTAATAATAATGCTCTTATTTTTGGTTGTTAAAGCCCAATCGTAGCACACTTGAATGCTATTGGCATCGGGGGGAAACACCGGGAAAACGTTACCATTCCGCATCATGGCGGCGAAATAGGCTTCAATTTCCGGCCGTTGGTGTGTCCAACCGTTGCGACCCTGTTCTAAGGCTCCGGCGGTGAATAAACAAACCGTTGAGGGGGTAGCACGTCGTAACTCAGCCATGGCTTGGGCTACTGTTTGCAAAATTGGAACCCCGTTAATCGCAAAAGATTCATAGGAACACCATAAAGTTCTCGCTCCTAATAAGGATAATCCTACCGCTAAACCCGCACAAGCATCCTCGCTTAAGGGTTCATAAACTTGCCCTTGGGGTTGTTGAAAATAAGTATTATCCGTTGTTGGGTGAATAATCTTTAATCCCTGGTTAATATTGTTAATTCCAGAAGCGGCATTACCATCGGCATTAGTAACAATAAAATGGGGATCTTTTTGCCCAACATAAACGACTAATGACCCCATTGCGGTTGTTGCTACTTTGGGATCACCGCCAACCGGATATTCTTCTAGGGGTAATTCACCTAATTCGGGTAAATGGTAATCAAACTCGGTGACAACGGTTTTAGCCGCAGGGCCACCACTGGATCGTTCTAAATTGGTTCGCACTAATTCCCACGCTGCGATCGGTAACGCCCGTTCTTTTAAAGCGTTAATAATATGGGGACTATCCAAGGTATCCCCTGGATAAAGGTTGTGAGATTTTGCGCCCCGGGCGTGAACTCCTGCTCCTTTCAATTGTTTAATAATAAACACGGTTAATTGATCCCCTAAAGCTGATTTTGCAGCTTTATCCATTGCTCCTAAAATGGCTTGGGTAAATTCAATTCGTTTATTAATCGAAAAGGCGGTACTATCAACATAATCACCGGGTTGATTTTGGTCATCAAAATCTTTAGCATCGACTAAAATCACTTCTGAAAATCCGTTACCTTTCCAGTAAGCAATCATTTCTGCATTGGTTTTTGTCGAAACCATGCTATGATGTTCCTGGCTGTAGCCGTTCCACACCAACACGGGCAAGAAATTGGTCACGTCAGGATAGGCGGTGTGGAAGTGCATCATGCTACTCATGGGGTAGGGTTCACCCATGCCCCCATCGCCGAGAGTGAACGGAAATAGGACATTTCGGTGTAACAATGCCCCAGCCATAGCAAAATGTTGTCCCTGACCCAATGGCCCAGCAGGGTTGAGCAGACCCGGAATAAAGCCGGAAAGGTGGCCGAGGAGTCCATGTTTTTCGCGGAAGCGATCGCGCAATTGTTGAACCGTGAAAATCCCCATATCTTCTAGGGAACGATCTAAGAACACCGCACTATAAAACCCTGGGGCATGGTGTCCCACTTCCGTCATAATATTTTTATGACCGAGCATCACTAACGCAGCATAAGCTTCTACACTAGAGGCAAATCCTCCAGGGTGTCCAGAGGCTTTACTCGCGGTAATTTGTAAGGTTAAATAACGCAGAGCATCGGCATAAAGTAAGGTTTGATAGGCGGCTGTGGCATCATGGGGATCAGAAATTGATACACTATTTTCAGCAATAATTGGTGTTTTCCCATAGCTGTCAAATTCGGGGAAACTGTCGCTAAAATACTGAATTCCTTGACAAAATTCGGGTATTGTTGTTGCTGTCATGTTTAATCCTTTCTCGGTCATTCTAATTTTTCGAGTTAAGATTTATTTTACAATTGGTTGTCGCTAAAAATGATTATATTTTTCAACTATAGAGATAAATTAAAATCATTGATTTCAATAAATAGATAGAAAATCAGTCTGTTATTGCAGTGTCAGGAGAGTATTTAAGCTTGGTTGCAAATTTTTAGCAGATCGTTACTATAGAATAAACTCTAACCTAATTTGAACAGGCTGAAATCTTCACTATGAAAGCACAACTGCCTCCTGCATCTAAACGTCCTGCTCTTTGGGAAAAAATCTATTGGATTGCTGACCCCCTCGATTATATGGATACCTACGCCCGACAATATGAAGATATCTTTACCAATTATATTCTCGGTGCAAACAATCCTTGGATTTTTGTTAGCCATCCCCAAGGGATTCAAAAAGTTTTAACGGATGATATCTTTGAAGCTCCGGGTTCAGTGAATAAAATTTTAGCCCCTTTAACTGGAGATAACTCTATCTTCATATTAGAGGGCGATCGCCATAAACGAGAACGGAAATTATTAATGCCATCGTTTCATGGGGAAAGAATGCGAGACTATGGGGAATTAATAACAGATATTACTCACCAGATTATGGAAAAATTACCCCTAAAACAGACTTTTATAGCCAGGGATATCATGCAAGCAATTTCTTTAGATGTAATTCTAAAAGTTGTTTTTGGGGTGTATGAAGGAGAACGATATAATCAGTTAAAACCCCTTTTATCGGGAATGCTAGATATTGGTAAATCCCCCTTAACTTCTAGCTTCTTATTTTTCCCAATTTTACAACAAAATTTAGGATCTTGGAGTCCTTGGGGATATTTCTTGAAACAGCGTCAAAAAATTGATGAGTTATTATATGCAGAAATTCGGGAGCGTCGTGAAAACCCCGATGAATCTCGCACGGATATGCTGAATTTAATGATTGCTGCACGGGACGAAGAAGGCAACCCGATGACGGATCAAGAATTACGAGATGAGTTATTAACATTCTTATTTGCTGGGCATGAAACGACTGCTACAGCAATGGCATGGGCGTTATATTGGATTCATCATCAGCCGGAAGTGTATGAAAAATTAATGTCAGAGTTAAATAGTTTGTCGCGGGATGCTGATGGGATGGAAATTTTTCGCTTACCTTATTTAACGGCTGTTTGTCAGGAAACTTTACGAATTTATCCTGTTGGGATGTTAACATTTGCTCGAACTAATAAAGAATCAGTGGATTTGATGGGTTATCAATTACCTCCAAAAACCCCAGTGGTGGGCTGTATTTATTTAACCCATCGCCGGGAAGATTTGTATCCGCAAGCGGATCAATTTAAACCAGAACGCTTTTTAGAGCGTAAGTTTTCTGCTTATGAATTTCTTCCCTTTGGTGGAGGTAGTCGTTTATGTTTAGGAATGGCCTTAGCTCAATATGAAATGAAGTTAGTATTAGCTACAATTTTGTTAAATTATGAGTTACATTCGTTAGAAAAACAACCTGTAAAAGCAGTGCGTCGAGGGATAACTTTAGCACCAAAAGGAGGGATTAAAATGGAACTCCTAAATAAACGTTCACAACCCCCAAAACCCAGGGTCTTAGTCGGTACAGTTTAGTCTGATTTATACCTGTAATATCCCGGAAAAATATCCCGGTTGAGTGCTAGAATAGATCGAGGAGGGTAAATACTTTTAATCAGGGTTTTTATTCTCCCCATCACGACATATATCAAAGTTGAATACATCATAGGAAATTGACCCCAAAAGCCAACAGATTTTCCTATTTAATTTTATTAAAATACCCCAATTAAATAATTAATGAGTCTGTTTATAGACACTGGGATGGATCATGGTCAAGAGTGTTGAGGAACTTTTGGGATTAGCTGAAGCTTTGGTTACAGCCAAAGGTGGAAATCCCCTGAGTTATATCCAAAAGGTGATTTTAACAGAAGCCTTATTAGAAACAAAAAAAACTTACGATCAAATTGCCGAAGAAAATGGCTATTCTCCCAGTTATTTAAAAAATGGGGTTGCTCCGCACCTTTGGCAACTCTTATCGGATGTGGTGGGTGAAAAAGTAACTAAAGCCACTTGTCGCTGTTTATTAGAACGGGAATTAGAAACTCAAACTATCCCGAAAATTTTTCCTGAACTTGTTTTTACTCAACCGATTATTTTAGAATCCCCAGAAGGTCAAGTTCCGCTTAATTCTATTTTTTATATTGAGCGATCGTCCAGTGAACTGATTTGTTATCAAGAAATTCAACATCAAGGTACTTTACTGCGAATTAAAGCCCCTCGAAAGATGGGAAAAACCTCTTTAATGGCTCGCATTTTGGATTATGCTCAACAGCAAAATTATCACCCGGTTCGTTTAAGTCTTCATCTGGCGAGTAGTTTAGTCTTTAACTCAACGGAAAAATTCTTACGTTGGTTTTGTGCGAATGTGACTCAACAGTTAGGCTTAGAATCTAAAATAGATGAATTTTGGGATGAAGATGTGGGAGCATTAGTCAGTAGTTCTTTATATTTTCAAGGTTATTTATTAGAGGAAATTCAGCAACCGATTGTTTTAGCACTGGATGAAGTCAATCAGTTATTTGAGTATCCCTCCTTAGCTCGTGATGTCTTAGCTTTATTACGCTCTTGGCATGAAGAAACACGGGATATTAGCAATTGGCAAAAATTAAGGTTTGTGATTGTTTATTCTACCGATATTTATATTCCTTTGGATACTAATAAATCTCCGTTTAATGTCGGTTTAGGGATTGATTTACATCCTTTTAATCTCGATCAAGTTCAAACTTTATCTCGAAGGTATGGATTAAACTTAACCGAGCAAGAGTTAAAAGAACTTACAGAATTTGTTGGGGGATTTCCTTATTTAGTACGATTAGCATTTGATCATTGTGTGCGTCGAAATATTCCCCTCCCAGAGTTGCTAGAACAGGCAAACACTGATACAGGAATTTATAGCGATCACCTCCATGAACAGTTATGGTTACTTCAACAAGATCCTGATTTAGTCACTACTTATCAACAAATTATCGCTACAACTCATCCCATTAAAATTGAACAAGTAAAAGCGTTTAAATTAAAAAGTATGGGGTTAATTCATATTAATGGAAATCAAGTTATTCCCAGTTGTGAGTTATATCGTCAATATTTTCAAGAGTGTTTTAGAGAAATTTTATATTAATCTAAAATTGAAAAAAATTACTTTATATAGCGATTTTTAATCATGATTAAAACCCAATTCATTGTAGGGGCGAGGCGCGCCCAAAGTCCGTCAACTTAAGTTCCCCGCGCCCGGAACTAAAGTTCGGGCTAAAAGCTGAAGTCATNCGCGCCTCGCCCCTACGACAATCTGTTACCATTATTGAGATCTATACAAATGTTTGATCAATCAATCTATATGACAAATAGTTTAGAAGAGTTGAGATCCGGTAATGCAACCAGACAAGCTGAGGCATTACTAAAGTTAGTTGATGATGAAGTTTATGAAGCTGTACCGGATATTCTACCCTTATTAAACTCACCAGAAACTGCAATTCGTTCTAGTGCGGCTTACGCATTAGGTTATCTGGGAATTGATCAGGTTAAAACAGTAGGTTTTGCCTTAATGAATAGACTCAATGATCCTGAAGAAATTGTTAGGTCTGATGTAATTGAAGCTTTGGGAGCATTGCAATATATTGAGGCTATTACTCAAATTAAATGTAAATTAATTAACGATCCTTCTGCTTTAGTTCGTGCGTCAGCAGCAGAAGCATTGGGAGAATTGGGAGAACCCGAAGCAATAGAAACATTAGAAAAATCCTTATTAAAACTAGATGAAGATGAAGCTGTTCGCGCCTATGCTGCAAATTCTATTGGTCTTTTAGGGAGTGATTTAATTTTACCAAAACTCAAAATTTATCTTCAATACTTTGAGAAAAGTATCAAAATAAAAGCAGAACTACTAGGAGCAATATATTATTTAGGTGCAAAAGAAGCTTTACAACAACTGATAGGATTATTAGATGATGCCGATGAGAATTTAGCGATCGCAATTCTTAATATCTTAACTGATTTAAAAGATCGGACAAATTTAGATCAACTCTTACAAGATGCTCCTGAAATGGAAAGTAAATTGAAAAATATTAGTCAAAAGATGCCGATTTTAATTACTCATAAAAAACAGATTTTAACAGCTTAATATAAAAACCGGGTTTCTTCGAGAAACCCGGTTTCTGGGATTAATTTCTCAATTGTACTGGCATAACTAAATAAATCATTTTAATCCCACCCAACGGATTAACAATAACAGGGCTAGTCGCTGCATTCAACTGAATGGAAATTTCCGACGTATTAAATACTTTTAATCCTTCTAATAAGTATTTAACATTAAATGCTAACTCCTTCGGTTCATCCCCTGAAATTTGAGCCGGGAGAGATTCTAAAGCATTACCAACATCGGCGGCTTCTACGGATAAAGCAATTTGTTGATTAACATGATCAACGGTACATTTAACAATATCATTTTTTTGGGAAGCTAAAACAGCAATTCGTTCTAAGGCTCCCACAAATCCCCGTCGATCTAAATTAATCTGATTTAAAAATTGACTCGGAATCAACTGACGATAAGCGGGATAAGCTCCTTCTAATTTGCGAGTATTTAACCGTTGTTCGCCTAACTCAAAAATCACTTGACTTTCATCAAATCGCAATGTGATAATTACCGGAGAATCATCTTTTTCACCACTTCGCATCGCCACCATCCGTTCCACTTCCCTTAAAGCCCGTGCGGGAACAGTAACTTCAAATTCCTCTAATTCTTCATCGGGATCAGTTTCGCTTAAATTTTCCGTTTGCACAACGGCTAATCGATGACCATCGGTTGAAGCAAATTCTATCGTATTATTTTGAACCTTTAAATGTACTCCGGTTAAAACTTGTTTTGTTTCATCGGGACTGGTAGCAAATAACGTCCCCTTCAATCCAGAAATTAAAGATTCTGCCGCCAAATGAATCGAATCTTCTCCTTGAATAGACGGTAATTCTGGATATTCTTCTGCCGCCATTCCTCGGATTTGATATTCCCCCGAACTAGAAGTTAAGGTAACAACAGCCTCTCCAATTTCATCATCTAGGGTGATTTCTCCCCCTGGTAAACGGGAGACAATATCATTAAATAATTTAGCCGGGACGGTTAAAGTTCCACCTTCCTCAACCGTTGCTGACATACTCGCCCGAATACCTAAACTTAAATCAAATGCCGTTAAATTTAAGCGTTGATTTTCGGCATCTGCATCAACTAAAATATTAGATAAAATCGGATGATTCGGACGAGAAGGAATCGCCCTAGAAACCCAAGA
The sequence above is drawn from the Planktothrix serta PCC 8927 genome and encodes:
- a CDS encoding type II toxin-antitoxin system RelE/ParE family toxin yields the protein MTEREENIDISLRPLVWMGDSRQNIREFPETVRISIGYALQLVQAGETPLEAKPFKGVGSGVYEIIKRYDTDTYRAVYAVKIGEKIYVLHAFQKKSKKGIKTPQADVDLIKQRYKDAVVREKSQ
- a CDS encoding AAA-like domain-containing protein; translated protein: MVKSVEELLGLAEALVTAKGGNPLSYIQKVILTEALLETKKTYDQIAEENGYSPSYLKNGVAPHLWQLLSDVVGEKVTKATCRCLLERELETQTIPKIFPELVFTQPIILESPEGQVPLNSIFYIERSSSELICYQEIQHQGTLLRIKAPRKMGKTSLMARILDYAQQQNYHPVRLSLHLASSLVFNSTEKFLRWFCANVTQQLGLESKIDEFWDEDVGALVSSSLYFQGYLLEEIQQPIVLALDEVNQLFEYPSLARDVLALLRSWHEETRDISNWQKLRFVIVYSTDIYIPLDTNKSPFNVGLGIDLHPFNLDQVQTLSRRYGLNLTEQELKELTEFVGGFPYLVRLAFDHCVRRNIPLPELLEQANTDTGIYSDHLHEQLWLLQQDPDLVTTYQQIIATTHPIKIEQVKAFKLKSMGLIHINGNQVIPSCELYRQYFQECFREILY
- a CDS encoding cytochrome P450, producing the protein MKAQLPPASKRPALWEKIYWIADPLDYMDTYARQYEDIFTNYILGANNPWIFVSHPQGIQKVLTDDIFEAPGSVNKILAPLTGDNSIFILEGDRHKRERKLLMPSFHGERMRDYGELITDITHQIMEKLPLKQTFIARDIMQAISLDVILKVVFGVYEGERYNQLKPLLSGMLDIGKSPLTSSFLFFPILQQNLGSWSPWGYFLKQRQKIDELLYAEIRERRENPDESRTDMLNLMIAARDEEGNPMTDQELRDELLTFLFAGHETTATAMAWALYWIHHQPEVYEKLMSELNSLSRDADGMEIFRLPYLTAVCQETLRIYPVGMLTFARTNKESVDLMGYQLPPKTPVVGCIYLTHRREDLYPQADQFKPERFLERKFSAYEFLPFGGGSRLCLGMALAQYEMKLVLATILLNYELHSLEKQPVKAVRRGITLAPKGGIKMELLNKRSQPPKPRVLVGTV
- a CDS encoding helix-turn-helix domain-containing protein, translated to MTQEQIFEESSGNVFADLGLDDADELLTRGKIGIQVVRLLQRRNLKQQEISKILGITQREVSDLMKGEFQQFSEGKLLNFLKRLDIEVTLYLRPRNQDVETAIAL
- a CDS encoding AbrB/MazE/SpoVT family DNA-binding domain-containing protein, giving the protein MTIKSIAKVTSEGKLEIPPEILQQLQPLTEYEISVTESEIKLTKTQKKLSLDELFQRIDESEPDPNQPSLEEISEIVKEVRKELWGKS
- a CDS encoding putative toxin-antitoxin system toxin component, PIN family, with the protein product MRVVLDVNIWISALLWGGLPSQILHLSRQNKITIFVSESLLGELETTLKRTKFKNQLKKRNHTVEYLITGDQDLLVLDNFRGILIMKPTDFLNCYFLSERNNNG
- a CDS encoding HEAT repeat domain-containing protein, which produces MFDQSIYMTNSLEELRSGNATRQAEALLKLVDDEVYEAVPDILPLLNSPETAIRSSAAYALGYLGIDQVKTVGFALMNRLNDPEEIVRSDVIEALGALQYIEAITQIKCKLINDPSALVRASAAEALGELGEPEAIETLEKSLLKLDEDEAVRAYAANSIGLLGSDLILPKLKIYLQYFEKSIKIKAELLGAIYYLGAKEALQQLIGLLDDADENLAIAILNILTDLKDRTNLDQLLQDAPEMESKLKNISQKMPILITHKKQILTA
- a CDS encoding phosphoketolase family protein — translated: MTATTIPEFCQGIQYFSDSFPEFDSYGKTPIIAENSVSISDPHDATAAYQTLLYADALRYLTLQITASKASGHPGGFASSVEAYAALVMLGHKNIMTEVGHHAPGFYSAVFLDRSLEDMGIFTVQQLRDRFREKHGLLGHLSGFIPGLLNPAGPLGQGQHFAMAGALLHRNVLFPFTLGDGGMGEPYPMSSMMHFHTAYPDVTNFLPVLVWNGYSQEHHSMVSTKTNAEMIAYWKGNGFSEVILVDAKDFDDQNQPGDYVDSTAFSINKRIEFTQAILGAMDKAAKSALGDQLTVFIIKQLKGAGVHARGAKSHNLYPGDTLDSPHIINALKERALPIAAWELVRTNLERSSGGPAAKTVVTEFDYHLPELGELPLEEYPVGGDPKVATTAMGSLVVYVGQKDPHFIVTNADGNAASGINNINQGLKIIHPTTDNTYFQQPQGQVYEPLSEDACAGLAVGLSLLGARTLWCSYESFAINGVPILQTVAQAMAELRRATPSTVCLFTAGALEQGRNGWTHQRPEIEAYFAAMMRNGNVFPVFPPDANSIQVCYDWALTTKNKSIIITASKSPLPIRTTFEQTRQGLKDGAVVLQEVPGDKTVVFAVIGDMTLIPVFEAAAFLETEGIGVRIISIINPRRLYRSHDVLSETCSEPDNDFASDETFNQLFAGDALIGVTGGSSLMLEPIMLRSNSKRDTFAWKRGETTASAGELMAFNGITSEALTKRAIELIH
- a CDS encoding UPF0175 family protein, translating into MNITIPDEILTSAKMSEDDIKLELAILLYQQKKISTGQARRLAGMHLIQFQKEMSKRGVCVNYDVEDFQADIETLKRLGEYRSRGSRGDRFSN
- the dnaN gene encoding DNA polymerase III subunit beta — its product is MKIIVEQDKLSSNLSWVSRAIPSRPNHPILSNILVDADAENQRLNLTAFDLSLGIRASMSATVEEGGTLTVPAKLFNDIVSRLPGGEITLDDEIGEAVVTLTSSSGEYQIRGMAAEEYPELPSIQGEDSIHLAAESLISGLKGTLFATSPDETKQVLTGVHLKVQNNTIEFASTDGHRLAVVQTENLSETDPDEELEEFEVTVPARALREVERMVAMRSGEKDDSPVIITLRFDESQVIFELGEQRLNTRKLEGAYPAYRQLIPSQFLNQINLDRRGFVGALERIAVLASQKNDIVKCTVDHVNQQIALSVEAADVGNALESLPAQISGDEPKELAFNVKYLLEGLKVFNTSEISIQLNAATSPVIVNPLGGIKMIYLVMPVQLRN